One stretch of Paraburkholderia fungorum DNA includes these proteins:
- a CDS encoding 3-ketoacyl-ACP reductase, protein MTQRIAYVTGGMGGIGTSICQRLHKEGFKVIAGCGPNSPRRVKWLEEQKALGFDFIASEGNVGDWESTKSAFDKVKAEVGEIDVLVNNAGITRDVVFRKMTHEDWTAVIDTNLTSLFNVTKQVIDGMVERGFGRVINISSVNGQKGQFGQTNYSTAKAGIHGFTMSLAQEVATKGVTVNTVSPGYIGTDMVKSIRPDVLEKIVATIPVRRLGQPDEIGSIVAWLASDESGFSTGADFSLNGGLHMG, encoded by the coding sequence ATGACACAGCGAATTGCGTATGTAACGGGCGGGATGGGTGGCATCGGCACGAGCATTTGCCAGCGGCTGCACAAAGAGGGCTTCAAGGTGATCGCAGGTTGCGGCCCGAATTCGCCGCGTCGCGTGAAGTGGCTCGAAGAGCAGAAGGCGCTTGGCTTCGATTTCATCGCATCCGAAGGCAACGTCGGCGATTGGGAATCGACCAAGTCCGCGTTCGACAAGGTCAAGGCCGAAGTCGGCGAGATCGACGTGCTGGTGAACAATGCCGGCATCACGCGCGACGTCGTGTTCCGCAAGATGACGCACGAAGACTGGACGGCGGTGATCGATACCAACCTGACCAGCCTCTTCAACGTCACCAAGCAGGTGATCGACGGTATGGTGGAGCGCGGCTTCGGCCGTGTGATCAACATCTCGTCGGTGAACGGTCAGAAAGGCCAGTTCGGCCAGACCAATTACTCGACGGCGAAGGCCGGCATTCACGGCTTCACGATGTCGCTTGCGCAGGAAGTGGCCACCAAGGGCGTGACGGTCAACACCGTGTCGCCGGGCTACATCGGCACCGACATGGTCAAGTCGATCCGTCCGGACGTGCTGGAAAAAATCGTGGCAACGATCCCGGTGCGCCGCCTGGGTCAACCGGACGAAATCGGTTCGATCGTCGCGTGGCTCGCGTCGGACGAATCGGGCTTCTCCACGGGTGCTGATTTTTCGCTTAACGGCGGTTTGCATATGGGCTGA
- a CDS encoding RluA family pseudouridine synthase has product MTRSNTPGAATGAGNSNKDYSVSADPSDALGVDSLDDDLGSDALTAPPAMVPTVASPVADESPRSVVVPDELAGERLDKVLARVFPEFSRNRLQSWIEAERVRIDGKAAKVRQPVPLGATIELVPDLLPEQLAFTPEPVPLEIVYEDDTLVVINKPAGMVVHPAAGNWSGTVLNGLLYRYGDAAAGLPRAGIVHRLDKETSGLMVVARTLEAQTDLVRQLQARTVKRRYLALVWGNMPEEGTIDAPIGRDPRERTRMAVVTSASGKAARTHFRRVDSAIWQRQPVTAIHCDLETGRTHQIRVHCAHIGHPLLGDPVYGRARGKRSVTPLPDGFARQALHAWRLGLIHPKTGRTMQWRADAPEDMEALSAALGLGRDDAGEFDETYYEEDGYDESLDDDIEDGDPEDHDAEEHDDDHDEDDRA; this is encoded by the coding sequence ATGACCCGCTCAAATACTCCAGGCGCCGCAACCGGTGCCGGGAATAGCAACAAAGATTATAGCGTAAGCGCTGACCCCTCCGACGCGTTGGGCGTCGATTCCCTCGACGACGATCTCGGCAGCGACGCGCTCACAGCCCCGCCAGCCATGGTTCCGACCGTGGCGAGTCCGGTCGCCGACGAGAGCCCGCGCAGCGTCGTCGTGCCCGACGAACTGGCCGGGGAGCGCCTCGACAAGGTGCTCGCGCGCGTTTTCCCCGAGTTCTCGCGCAACCGTCTGCAGAGCTGGATCGAGGCCGAACGCGTGCGGATCGACGGTAAGGCGGCGAAAGTTCGTCAGCCGGTGCCGCTTGGCGCGACCATCGAACTGGTGCCCGATCTGCTGCCCGAACAGCTTGCGTTCACGCCCGAACCGGTGCCGCTCGAGATCGTCTACGAAGACGATACGCTGGTGGTCATCAACAAACCGGCCGGCATGGTCGTGCATCCGGCAGCCGGCAACTGGAGCGGCACCGTGCTGAACGGCCTGCTGTATCGCTATGGCGACGCTGCGGCGGGCCTGCCGCGTGCGGGCATCGTGCATCGGCTGGACAAGGAAACGTCGGGGCTGATGGTGGTCGCGCGAACGCTCGAAGCGCAGACTGATCTCGTGCGCCAGTTGCAGGCACGTACGGTGAAGCGTCGCTATCTCGCGCTGGTGTGGGGCAACATGCCCGAGGAGGGCACGATCGATGCGCCGATCGGCCGCGACCCGCGCGAGCGCACGCGTATGGCGGTGGTGACGAGCGCGTCGGGCAAGGCCGCACGCACGCACTTCCGGCGCGTCGATTCGGCGATCTGGCAGCGTCAGCCGGTCACCGCGATTCATTGCGATCTGGAAACCGGGCGGACTCACCAGATTCGCGTGCATTGCGCGCACATCGGCCATCCGCTGCTCGGCGACCCGGTGTATGGGCGTGCACGCGGCAAGCGCTCGGTGACGCCGCTGCCCGACGGCTTCGCGCGCCAGGCGTTGCACGCGTGGCGGCTCGGGCTGATTCATCCGAAAACCGGTCGCACGATGCAATGGCGTGCCGATGCGCCGGAAGATATGGAAGCGCTGTCGGCGGCGCTCGGTCTTGGGCGAGACGACGCGGGCGAGTTCGACGAGACGTATTACGAAGAAGACGGCTACGACGAGTCGCTCGACGATGACATCGAAGACGGCGATCCCGAAGATCACGACGCCGAAGAACATGACGACGACCACGACGAGGACGATCGCGCATGA
- the pgeF gene encoding peptidoglycan editing factor PgeF encodes MTLPELGFADVVQPAWNVSPRVRALVTTRNGGVSEPPFGRWQNGADQPGGLNLGMKAGDDPAAVAINRERLLSLAGVTDVAWLEQIHGAGIVRAEDALAQTRAGSGPTQADASVTDRPGTVCVVMVADCMPVLLCDEAGRAVGAAHAGWRGLAAGIVEQTAQRVAELAGVDPGALHAYLGPSIGPDAFEVGPDVRDAFMKGVGGAQRDATANAFIAHPQNPGKYLADLPALARLRLQALGVTRIVGGDLCTVAQRERFYSYRRDRETGRMAALIWLDDHAQALAD; translated from the coding sequence ATGACTCTCCCCGAGCTGGGTTTTGCCGATGTGGTGCAGCCTGCGTGGAACGTGTCGCCGCGCGTGCGCGCGCTCGTCACTACGCGGAACGGCGGCGTCAGCGAGCCGCCGTTCGGGCGTTGGCAGAATGGCGCGGATCAGCCCGGTGGCCTGAATCTGGGAATGAAAGCCGGTGACGATCCGGCGGCGGTCGCCATCAACCGCGAGCGGCTGTTGTCACTTGCGGGCGTTACCGACGTCGCGTGGCTCGAGCAGATTCACGGCGCGGGCATCGTGCGCGCCGAAGACGCTCTTGCGCAAACGCGCGCGGGCAGCGGCCCGACGCAAGCCGATGCGAGCGTCACCGATCGTCCCGGCACCGTATGCGTCGTGATGGTCGCCGATTGCATGCCGGTGCTGCTGTGCGACGAAGCCGGCCGCGCGGTCGGTGCTGCCCATGCGGGCTGGCGCGGACTGGCGGCGGGCATCGTCGAGCAGACCGCGCAGCGCGTCGCGGAACTCGCGGGCGTCGACCCGGGGGCGCTGCATGCGTATCTCGGGCCGTCGATCGGTCCCGACGCGTTCGAAGTCGGCCCTGACGTGCGTGACGCCTTCATGAAGGGCGTCGGCGGCGCACAACGCGATGCGACGGCGAATGCGTTCATCGCGCATCCGCAAAATCCTGGCAAATATCTCGCCGATCTTCCTGCGTTGGCGCGTTTGCGTTTGCAGGCGCTCGGCGTGACCAGAATCGTCGGCGGCGATCTTTGCACGGTCGCGCAACGCGAGCGTTTCTATTCCTATCGGCGCGACCGCGAAACCGGCCGCATGGCTGCGCTGATCTGGCTCGACGATCACGCGCAAGCACTCGCCGATTGA
- the phaC gene encoding class I poly(R)-hydroxyalkanoic acid synthase, with protein sequence MQQLLDVWMNAWRSLGTPPGAGGLPFAMPQMPQVPGMPAGFPQGFPQMPTAFPGMPDFSKLMAGSMPSMPSFANLNIPSAAIPAERLQKLQSDYSREALELIQQATASASKAPELKDRRFSSEAWSATPAYAFTAAWYLLNARYLQEMVDALDTDPKVRERIRFAVQQWTAAASPSNFFALNPEAQKTLLDSKGESLRQGVMNLLGDMQRGKISQTDESRFVVGENLANTEGSVVFENDLLQLIQYKPRTATVRERPLLIVPPCINKFYILDLQPENSLVAHGLDSGHQVFLISWRNADQSIAHKTWDDYIGEGVLTAIDTVSKISGREQINTLGFCVGGTMLATALAVAAARGQHPAASMTLLTAMLDFSDTGVLDVFVDEAHVQMREQTIGGKKGAPAGLMRGLEFANTFSFLRPNDLVWNYVVDNYLKGRTPVPFDLLYWNSDSTSLPGPMYVWYLRNTYLENKLREPGALTTCGEPVDLSKIDVPTFIYGSREDHIVPWQTAYASVPLLSGPLKFVLGASGHIAGVINPPAKKKRNFWTLEGDVKTLPESADDWLGAATEVPGSWWPEWTTWLDQYGGKKVKPRATAGSAEYPVIEPAPGRYVRQRE encoded by the coding sequence ATGCAGCAATTACTCGACGTATGGATGAACGCGTGGCGTTCGCTCGGCACTCCGCCGGGCGCGGGCGGCCTGCCGTTCGCGATGCCGCAGATGCCCCAGGTTCCGGGTATGCCGGCGGGTTTTCCGCAGGGTTTCCCCCAGATGCCCACCGCGTTTCCCGGCATGCCCGACTTCAGCAAATTGATGGCGGGCTCGATGCCGTCCATGCCGTCGTTCGCGAACCTGAACATTCCAAGCGCCGCGATTCCCGCGGAGCGTCTGCAGAAACTCCAGTCCGATTATTCGCGTGAGGCGCTGGAACTGATCCAGCAGGCTACCGCGTCGGCCAGCAAGGCACCTGAACTGAAGGACCGCCGCTTCAGCTCAGAAGCGTGGAGCGCTACGCCCGCTTATGCGTTCACTGCCGCGTGGTATCTGCTGAACGCGCGTTATCTGCAGGAAATGGTCGACGCACTCGACACTGATCCGAAGGTGCGTGAGCGCATCCGTTTCGCGGTTCAGCAGTGGACTGCGGCGGCGTCGCCGAGCAACTTCTTCGCGTTGAATCCGGAAGCGCAAAAAACCCTGCTCGACAGCAAGGGCGAGAGCTTGCGCCAGGGCGTGATGAATCTTCTCGGCGACATGCAGCGCGGCAAGATTTCTCAAACCGACGAATCGCGTTTCGTGGTCGGCGAGAATCTCGCGAACACCGAAGGCTCGGTGGTATTCGAAAACGATCTGCTGCAGCTGATTCAGTACAAACCGCGCACGGCAACCGTGCGTGAACGGCCTTTGCTAATCGTGCCGCCGTGCATCAACAAGTTCTACATTCTCGATCTGCAACCGGAGAATTCGCTGGTCGCTCACGGTCTCGATTCGGGACACCAGGTGTTCCTGATTTCGTGGCGCAATGCGGATCAATCCATCGCGCATAAAACGTGGGACGACTACATCGGCGAAGGCGTGCTCACCGCGATCGATACTGTCAGCAAGATCAGCGGCCGTGAGCAGATCAACACGCTCGGGTTTTGCGTCGGCGGCACCATGCTCGCCACGGCGCTCGCGGTGGCCGCGGCCCGCGGCCAACATCCGGCGGCGTCGATGACGCTGCTGACCGCCATGCTCGATTTCTCCGACACTGGCGTGCTCGACGTGTTCGTCGACGAAGCGCATGTGCAGATGCGCGAGCAGACCATCGGCGGCAAGAAGGGCGCGCCGGCGGGGCTGATGCGCGGCCTCGAATTCGCGAACACGTTCTCGTTCCTGCGGCCGAACGATCTGGTGTGGAACTACGTCGTCGACAACTACCTCAAAGGACGCACTCCGGTGCCGTTCGACCTGTTGTACTGGAATAGCGACTCGACCAGTCTGCCGGGACCGATGTACGTCTGGTATCTGCGCAACACGTATCTCGAGAACAAGCTGCGTGAACCCGGCGCATTGACCACGTGCGGCGAGCCGGTCGACCTGTCGAAGATCGACGTGCCGACCTTCATCTACGGTTCACGCGAAGACCATATCGTGCCGTGGCAAACCGCGTATGCATCGGTGCCGTTGCTGAGCGGCCCGCTGAAATTCGTGCTCGGTGCGTCGGGGCATATCGCCGGTGTGATCAATCCGCCCGCGAAGAAAAAGCGCAATTTCTGGACGCTCGAAGGTGACGTTAAAACGCTGCCGGAAAGCGCGGACGACTGGCTCGGCGCAGCCACCGAAGTGCCAGGCAGCTGGTGGCCCGAATGGACCACGTGGCTCGATCAGTACGGCGGCAAGAAGGTGAAGCCGCGTGCCACGGCCGGCTCGGCGGAATACCCGGTGATCGAGCCCGCGCCGGGACGTTATGTGCGGCAACGCGAGTAA
- the rlmD gene encoding 23S rRNA (uracil(1939)-C(5))-methyltransferase RlmD: protein MSRTAPHRRSPKRHKTPPPAPALVITGNEPVIEITSLDMEARGVGRTETEDGTPGKVIFVEGALPGERVSYSTHRSKAKFEQAEVVQVFRESVIRTKPKCNYFDVCGGCSMQHLDVRAQVAVKQRVLEDNLQHLAKLRPETVFRPIHGPAWGYRYRARLAVRYLPEKGGMRIGFHEKKSGNIADMKTCEVLPPHVSAMLMPLRFMVRKLSIHDRIPQLELAVGSSVTALVVRNLAPLTEADEQVLRDFADQHKLQFWLQPGGPETVAPFYPLEPELDYTLPEYDIRMPFKPTDFTQVNHAINRVLVSRALRLLAPARTDRVLDLFCGIGNFTLPLARISKEVVGIEGSEALTSRALANAELNGVAGHTSFTCRNLFEVTADDMRALGHFDKFLIDPPREGAQAVAKALAEIAQSGDGPLPKRIVYVSCNPATLARDSGLLVHEAGYRLVGAGVVNMFPHTSHVESIALFERD from the coding sequence GTGTCCCGAACTGCCCCCCATCGTCGCTCGCCGAAGCGCCATAAGACGCCGCCGCCCGCGCCCGCGCTCGTTATCACCGGCAATGAGCCGGTCATCGAAATCACTTCGCTCGATATGGAAGCGCGCGGCGTCGGCCGCACCGAAACTGAAGACGGCACACCCGGCAAGGTGATTTTCGTCGAGGGTGCGCTACCCGGCGAGCGCGTCAGTTATTCGACGCATCGCAGCAAGGCTAAATTCGAGCAGGCCGAAGTCGTTCAGGTATTCCGCGAAAGCGTGATCCGCACGAAGCCGAAGTGCAATTATTTCGATGTTTGCGGCGGCTGTTCGATGCAGCATCTGGATGTTCGCGCGCAGGTCGCCGTCAAACAGCGCGTGCTCGAAGACAACCTGCAGCATCTGGCGAAGCTACGCCCCGAAACGGTGTTCCGGCCGATCCACGGGCCGGCCTGGGGTTATCGCTATCGCGCGCGGCTGGCTGTTCGGTATCTGCCGGAAAAAGGCGGTATGCGGATCGGCTTTCACGAAAAGAAAAGCGGCAACATCGCCGATATGAAAACCTGCGAAGTGTTGCCGCCGCATGTGTCGGCGATGCTGATGCCTTTGCGTTTCATGGTGCGTAAGTTGTCAATCCACGATCGTATTCCGCAATTGGAACTGGCGGTGGGTTCGTCGGTGACGGCGCTGGTGGTGCGCAATCTGGCGCCGCTGACCGAAGCGGACGAGCAGGTTCTGCGCGATTTCGCCGATCAGCACAAGCTGCAGTTCTGGCTGCAGCCGGGTGGCCCGGAAACGGTTGCGCCGTTTTATCCGCTCGAGCCGGAACTCGACTACACGCTGCCGGAATATGACATCCGGATGCCGTTCAAGCCGACCGACTTCACCCAGGTGAATCACGCGATCAACCGTGTGCTGGTGAGCCGCGCGTTGCGCCTGCTGGCGCCGGCGCGCACGGATCGTGTGCTTGATCTGTTTTGCGGAATTGGCAACTTCACGCTGCCGCTCGCGCGGATTTCGAAGGAAGTGGTCGGGATCGAGGGCAGCGAAGCGCTGACCTCGCGCGCGTTGGCCAACGCGGAGTTGAACGGCGTGGCGGGGCATACGTCGTTCACGTGCCGCAATCTGTTCGAAGTCACCGCCGACGACATGCGCGCGCTCGGTCACTTCGACAAATTCCTGATCGACCCGCCGCGCGAAGGCGCACAGGCCGTTGCCAAAGCGCTGGCAGAGATCGCGCAAAGCGGCGATGGGCCGCTGCCGAAGCGGATCGTCTATGTGTCGTGCAACCCGGCGACGCTGGCTCGCGATTCGGGGCTGCTGGTGCACGAGGCCGGCTACCGGCTGGTGGGCGCGGGCGTCGTGAACATGTTCCCGCATACGTCGCACGTGGAGTCGATCGCGTTGTTCGAACGGGATTGA
- a CDS encoding tRNA dihydrouridine synthase, with product MSRLFLAPMEGLADYVLRDVLTRTGGFDGCVSEFIRVTGSVLPARVYEREAPEVRHASRTAAGTPMVIQLLGSDPEWMARNAAHAARLSPYGVDLNFGCPAKVVNQHGGGAMLLADPRQLNRIVSAVRAAVPAEVPVTAKMRLGVSDTALALECAVALAEGGAASLVVHARTRDHGYRPPAHWEWIARIDAAVDVPVIANGEVWTVADWERCRAVSGCADVMLGRGAVSDPFLALRIRGQMDPLPSAEDWRVVLHDIAGYLKKIQALGVARHEHGRVKKWLSYLQRTWPQAAELHAAIRRVQDSHEILRVIEQALESTGPRSSRETLLADQPDLADAIAG from the coding sequence ATGAGCCGGCTGTTTCTCGCCCCGATGGAAGGGCTTGCAGACTACGTGTTGCGCGACGTGCTGACCCGCACCGGCGGATTCGACGGTTGCGTGTCCGAGTTCATCCGCGTGACGGGGTCGGTGCTGCCTGCGCGCGTCTACGAGCGGGAAGCGCCCGAGGTGCGGCACGCCAGCCGTACGGCAGCCGGCACGCCGATGGTGATCCAGTTGCTCGGCAGCGATCCCGAATGGATGGCCCGCAATGCGGCTCACGCGGCGCGCCTGTCACCTTACGGGGTCGACCTGAATTTCGGCTGTCCCGCCAAAGTGGTCAATCAGCACGGCGGAGGGGCCATGTTGCTGGCCGATCCCCGGCAACTCAACCGGATTGTGTCGGCGGTTCGCGCAGCGGTGCCCGCCGAGGTCCCGGTGACGGCAAAAATGCGTCTCGGCGTATCGGACACGGCGCTGGCTCTGGAGTGCGCGGTGGCGCTGGCCGAAGGCGGGGCGGCGTCGCTCGTCGTCCATGCGCGGACCCGCGATCACGGCTATCGGCCGCCCGCGCACTGGGAGTGGATCGCGCGCATCGACGCGGCCGTCGACGTGCCGGTCATCGCCAATGGCGAAGTCTGGACGGTGGCGGACTGGGAGCGATGCCGGGCGGTCAGCGGCTGTGCGGACGTGATGTTAGGGCGCGGCGCGGTTTCGGACCCATTTCTGGCGCTGAGAATACGTGGTCAGATGGACCCGCTTCCGTCCGCCGAAGACTGGCGCGTGGTGCTTCATGACATCGCGGGTTATCTGAAGAAAATACAGGCGCTCGGCGTTGCCCGCCATGAGCACGGGCGTGTCAAAAAGTGGCTCAGCTATCTTCAGCGGACGTGGCCGCAGGCCGCCGAATTGCATGCGGCGATCCGGCGGGTACAGGATTCACACGAAATTCTGCGCGTCATCGAACAGGCGCTGGAATCCACCGGCCCACGCTCGTCTCGCGAAACCCTGCTCGCGGATCAACCCGATCTCGCCGACGCCATTGCCGGTTGA
- the phaR gene encoding polyhydroxyalkanoate synthesis repressor PhaR, whose translation MTTTTKKTAERLIKKYPNRRLYDTETSTYITLTDVKQLVLDQEDFKVIDAKSNEDLTRAILLQIILEEESGGLPMFSSSMLSQIIRFYGHAMQGMMGTYLEKNIQAFIDIQAKLADQSKNLYEGKAMNPEVWSQFMNMQAPMMQGMMTSYIEQSKNMFVQMQEQMQTQAKSMFATFPFTPGGAVNAAGAGSVPGTPQTNPEPEKK comes from the coding sequence ATGACCACTACTACAAAGAAAACAGCCGAACGACTGATCAAGAAATATCCGAATCGTCGGCTCTACGATACCGAGACCAGCACGTACATCACGTTGACGGATGTGAAGCAGCTCGTGCTCGATCAGGAGGATTTCAAGGTCATCGATGCGAAGAGCAACGAGGACCTGACGCGCGCCATCCTGTTGCAGATCATTCTCGAAGAAGAGAGCGGCGGCTTGCCGATGTTCTCGTCGTCGATGCTGTCGCAGATCATCCGTTTTTACGGTCATGCGATGCAGGGCATGATGGGCACGTACCTGGAAAAGAACATTCAGGCTTTCATCGACATTCAGGCAAAACTCGCCGACCAGTCGAAGAATCTGTACGAAGGCAAGGCGATGAACCCGGAGGTCTGGTCGCAATTCATGAACATGCAGGCGCCGATGATGCAGGGCATGATGACCAGCTACATCGAGCAGTCGAAGAACATGTTCGTGCAGATGCAGGAGCAGATGCAGACCCAGGCGAAATCGATGTTCGCCACGTTCCCGTTCACGCCGGGCGGTGCGGTGAATGCGGCCGGTGCCGGCAGTGTGCCGGGCACGCCGCAGACGAATCCGGAGCCGGAGAAGAAGTAG
- a CDS encoding acetyl-CoA C-acetyltransferase, producing the protein MTDVVIVSAARTAVGKFGGSLAKTAAPDLGAVVIRAVLERAGLKPEQVSEVILGQVLTAGSGQNPARQAVIKAGLPNAVPGMTINVVCGSGLKAVMLAANAIIAGDADIVVAGGQENMSAAPHVLPGSRDGFRMGDAKLVDSMIVDGLWDVYNQYHMGVTAENVAKEYGITREQQDAFAALSQNKAEAAQKAGRFDDEIVPVEIPQRKGEPLRFATDEFVRHGVTAESLAGLKPAFSKEGSVTAANASGLNDGAAAVLVMSAKKAEALGLKPLARIKAYATSGLDPKVMGMGPVPASRRCLERAGWTPADLDLMEINEAFAAQACAVNQQMGWDTSKINVNGGAIAIGHPIGASGCRILVTLLHEMQKRDAKKGLASLCIGGGMGVALAVERA; encoded by the coding sequence ATGACTGATGTTGTGATCGTATCGGCCGCCCGTACGGCAGTAGGCAAATTCGGTGGTTCGCTGGCGAAGACTGCCGCGCCTGATCTCGGCGCCGTGGTGATTCGCGCCGTGCTCGAACGGGCCGGTCTGAAACCCGAACAGGTAAGCGAAGTCATTCTCGGCCAGGTGCTGACGGCAGGCTCGGGGCAGAACCCGGCGCGTCAGGCGGTCATCAAGGCGGGCTTGCCCAACGCAGTGCCCGGCATGACGATCAACGTAGTGTGCGGCTCCGGTCTGAAGGCCGTGATGCTCGCGGCCAACGCCATCATCGCGGGTGACGCGGACATCGTGGTGGCCGGCGGCCAGGAAAACATGAGCGCCGCGCCGCACGTGCTGCCGGGTTCGCGCGACGGTTTCCGCATGGGCGACGCGAAGCTGGTCGACTCGATGATCGTCGACGGCCTGTGGGACGTGTACAACCAGTACCACATGGGCGTGACGGCGGAAAACGTCGCGAAGGAATACGGCATCACGCGCGAGCAGCAGGACGCGTTCGCGGCGCTGTCGCAGAACAAGGCGGAAGCCGCGCAAAAGGCCGGCCGTTTCGACGACGAAATCGTCCCGGTCGAGATTCCGCAGCGCAAGGGCGAACCGCTGCGTTTCGCTACTGACGAATTCGTCCGTCATGGCGTGACGGCGGAATCGCTGGCAGGTCTGAAGCCGGCTTTCTCGAAAGAAGGCTCGGTTACGGCGGCTAACGCGTCGGGTCTGAACGACGGCGCGGCGGCCGTGCTGGTGATGTCGGCGAAAAAGGCTGAGGCGCTCGGCCTCAAGCCGCTCGCGCGCATCAAGGCTTACGCGACCTCGGGTCTCGATCCGAAGGTGATGGGTATGGGCCCGGTGCCCGCTTCGCGCCGCTGCCTGGAACGCGCAGGCTGGACGCCGGCCGATCTGGACCTGATGGAAATCAACGAAGCGTTTGCCGCGCAGGCTTGCGCAGTGAATCAGCAAATGGGCTGGGACACGTCGAAGATCAACGTGAACGGCGGCGCGATTGCAATCGGCCATCCGATCGGCGCGTCCGGTTGCCGGATTCTCGTCACGCTGCTGCACGAAATGCAGAAGCGCGACGCGAAGAAGGGGTTGGCGTCGCTGTGTATCGGCGGCGGCATGGGTGTGGCGCTGGCGGTCGAGCGCGCTTAA
- a CDS encoding outer membrane protein assembly factor BamD — MRALNTITKAAINLAAIKKAARKVAGYIACAAAVTVIAACHGLPEKTDETATWNNNKLYTEANDALTGGDFGKCAKYFEMLEGRDPFGHFAQQAQINVAYCNWKDSENAAADQAVDRFIQLHPDHPDIAYAYYLKGMIHFNDDLGLFGRFSGQDMSERDPKSLRESYDAFKVVVDKYPNSKFAPDAAQRMRYIVNALASHEVHAADYYYRRGAYVAAINRAQLALREYKNAPAIEDALHIMMLSYQKLNQPQLADDTKRVLAGTFPDSPYITGHARPGTVKSWWQF; from the coding sequence ATGCGAGCCTTGAACACCATCACTAAAGCGGCGATCAATTTGGCGGCCATCAAGAAGGCGGCCCGTAAAGTGGCCGGATACATTGCGTGTGCCGCTGCCGTCACTGTTATTGCGGCTTGCCACGGCCTGCCGGAAAAAACCGACGAAACGGCAACGTGGAACAACAACAAATTATATACGGAGGCGAACGACGCTCTGACCGGCGGTGATTTCGGCAAGTGCGCAAAGTACTTCGAAATGCTTGAAGGCCGCGACCCGTTCGGCCACTTCGCCCAGCAGGCGCAGATCAACGTCGCTTACTGCAACTGGAAAGACAGCGAAAACGCGGCCGCCGACCAGGCCGTCGACCGCTTCATCCAGCTGCACCCGGATCATCCGGACATCGCTTACGCGTACTACCTGAAGGGCATGATCCACTTCAACGACGACCTCGGTCTGTTCGGCCGCTTCTCCGGCCAGGACATGAGCGAGCGCGATCCGAAGTCGCTGCGCGAGTCGTATGACGCGTTCAAGGTCGTGGTCGACAAATACCCGAACAGCAAGTTCGCACCGGACGCGGCGCAACGCATGCGCTACATCGTGAACGCGCTGGCATCGCACGAAGTCCACGCGGCCGACTACTACTACCGCCGTGGCGCTTATGTGGCTGCGATCAACCGCGCTCAACTGGCGTTGCGTGAATACAAGAACGCACCGGCTATCGAAGACGCACTGCACATCATGATGCTGTCGTATCAGAAGCTGAACCAGCCGCAACTGGCCGACGACACCAAACGCGTGCTGGCCGGTACGTTCCCGGACAGCCCGTACATCACGGGCCATGCTCGCCCGGGTACGGTGAAGTCGTGGTGGCAGTTTTAA